One genomic window of Verrucomicrobiia bacterium includes the following:
- a CDS encoding aldehyde dehydrogenase family protein, with product MSATTSTLEASASVTPVFAPSVQAGVSPEPDIVAFLASPRPLLIDGEWVEAASGRTFDTFNPATGEVLARVAEADAEDVDRAVAAATRALNGPWGSVTPSDRSRMLWRFADLIEQHAVALATLESLDNGKPFALARHGDIPFAADTIRYMAGLARGLHGETVPLSAPFQPGQRFLAYTLKEPGGVVGQIIPWNFPILMAAWKLGPALAAGCTILLKPAEQTPLTALYLGQLALEAEIPPGVLNILPGYGETAGAAIAAHPGVAKVAFTGSTEVGRRIVQAAAGNLKKVTLELGGKSPNVILEDADVATATEGAAGGVFFNSGQVCTAGSRLFVHTRHFDQVVDALVAGARATRLGHGFDPQATMGPLVSREQLQRVSGYVDHAAREGARAAVGGRKGGSPGYYYEPTVLLQTNPGHRIVREEVFGPVVAAIPFREVEDVIAAANDTTYGLAAGVWTRDVQKAHRVAHALHAGTVWVNTYHVYDNALPFGGYKQSGWGRELGNDALENYTETKSVVVAL from the coding sequence ATGAGCGCAACCACTTCCACCCTTGAAGCTTCGGCATCCGTCACGCCGGTGTTTGCCCCGTCCGTTCAGGCGGGCGTATCGCCTGAACCGGACATCGTCGCGTTCCTGGCTTCGCCGCGTCCATTGTTGATCGACGGAGAATGGGTGGAGGCGGCGTCCGGGCGCACGTTTGACACCTTCAATCCAGCGACCGGCGAAGTTCTTGCCCGGGTTGCGGAAGCGGACGCCGAAGATGTGGATCGCGCGGTTGCGGCGGCGACCCGTGCCCTGAACGGCCCCTGGGGGAGTGTCACGCCTTCGGACCGATCTCGGATGCTGTGGCGATTCGCCGACTTGATCGAGCAGCACGCCGTTGCCCTGGCCACGCTGGAATCGCTCGACAACGGCAAGCCCTTTGCTTTGGCCCGACATGGGGACATCCCGTTCGCGGCCGACACGATCCGGTACATGGCGGGTCTGGCTCGGGGTCTCCACGGCGAAACCGTGCCGCTCTCGGCCCCGTTTCAACCCGGTCAGCGGTTCCTTGCCTACACCCTCAAGGAGCCGGGCGGCGTGGTTGGACAGATCATCCCTTGGAACTTTCCGATCCTGATGGCGGCCTGGAAACTCGGACCCGCCCTGGCCGCGGGATGCACGATCCTCCTCAAGCCCGCGGAACAAACACCTCTCACCGCCTTATACCTGGGCCAACTCGCACTTGAGGCGGAAATCCCACCCGGCGTGCTCAACATTCTCCCCGGCTACGGCGAGACCGCGGGAGCCGCGATCGCCGCCCACCCCGGCGTCGCAAAGGTCGCGTTCACGGGTTCGACCGAGGTGGGCAGGCGGATTGTCCAGGCCGCGGCCGGAAATCTGAAGAAGGTCACGCTCGAACTCGGCGGCAAGTCCCCCAATGTCATCCTCGAAGATGCCGACGTCGCCACCGCGACCGAGGGCGCGGCGGGCGGGGTCTTCTTCAATTCCGGCCAGGTCTGCACGGCGGGATCGCGGCTTTTCGTGCACACGCGACACTTCGATCAGGTCGTCGATGCCCTCGTTGCCGGCGCCAGGGCGACGCGTCTCGGTCACGGCTTCGACCCCCAAGCCACGATGGGACCACTGGTCTCGCGCGAGCAACTTCAGCGCGTATCGGGTTACGTGGATCACGCGGCCCGCGAAGGAGCCCGGGCGGCGGTCGGCGGCCGGAAGGGCGGAAGTCCGGGGTATTACTACGAACCCACCGTCCTGCTCCAAACCAACCCGGGCCACCGGATCGTACGCGAAGAGGTCTTCGGTCCCGTGGTCGCGGCGATCCCTTTCCGCGAAGTCGAGGATGTCATCGCCGCCGCCAATGACACCACCTACGGCCTGGCGGCCGGTGTGTGGACCCGCGATGTCCAGAAGGCTCACCGCGTCGCGCACGCGCTCCATGCGGGCACGGTCTGGGTCAACACCTATCACGTCTACGACAACGCCCTCCCGTTCGGCGGATACAAACAATCGGGGTGGGGTCGTGAACTTGGGAACGACGCCCTCGAAAACTACACCGAGACCAAGTCGGTGGTCGTCGCCCTGTAA
- a CDS encoding CotH kinase family protein encodes MSCLLRWSLFCVLLGASVPSGAEVLFDFQTPWRWRKATSEPSSPDPSAWRTPGFQDTAWNIGPAPFYYGEPLTGTLLGDMRGNYTGIYLRKTFVVDDPAAFTGLRLHALSDDGFVAWLNGHPVVRFNVPDGEIPFRGTSRPALAEPIPTESHEIRNFREILAPGPNVIAVHALNASLGDSSDFVFQASLEADIDTDPPQVLAVVPAPGSRVRELYRLTVMFNEPVTGVDAGDLLLGGQAATNLIALDADQYVFEFPAAPPGNLAAAWVPHHGIRDTAPLANAFAGGSWEYTVDPDLPPPAVSISEFMASNRRTLNDEDGDASDWIEIANPTAEPVSLEGWTLTDSAAQWAKWRFPAVTLPAEGFLVVYASGKDRRDPARPLHANFSLDRAGEYLGLYRPSGQVMSEFAPAFPPQEEDISYGRLPTDPLLSGYFVEPTPGAPNTEGGPGFAPAVRFSRIGGTFTQRFTLVLSAEHPEATIRFTTDGSLPTGQSPAYDSPLTVSTTLRLRARAFVPGLLPGPPSAEYYVQVNASALGVTSHLPLVVMHGFGRGTVPADGEYPAFFSLYEPRGGVSSLTNAPDLRTRARLNIRGSSTLGQPKKNYSVEFRDELDAARNLSPLGMPAESDWILYAPNNFEPILIHNPFMYQLSNELGWYASRTRFVEVYFQPGSGALGSSQYAGIYVLMEKVKRNASRVAIDRLQPEHILPPQVTGGYLLKIDRLDPGDSGLGAAGQTIAYVDPKERDIRLPQRVAQRNYIRDYLNAFGTALNAPNWQHPTLGWRAYVDQESWLDHHLLNVLAFNVDALRLSTFFHKPREGRLTFGPIWDFDRALNSTDGRDANPRVWSASGGTDFFNYPWWGRLFRDADFWQRWIDRYQELRLTSFSQDRLFALVDDLTDEVRPAQPREAARWPGFTTPRGSYQNEIQILKTWLSRRLAFMDTNFLAAPTLGRQPGVVPPNSSLTLSGPPGAQIHYTLDGSDPRAPGGAVSASALTYAGPIPLGTRALVTARARNLSHRNLTGSGNPPISSPWSGRTQARFSTLPAPEPGELRITEIHYRPSAPSASELAALPSLSRGDFEFIELANLGTRTLDLIDLHAVQGIRFAFATGTLTVLGPGERLVLVRNPAAFTLRYGAVPQVAGAFEGGLDRTGERLRFATSSGQVIAEVEFRDGWHPTTDGFGFSLVPVDESAPPPPPGRFPELWRPSAFPGGSPGLPDPAPVRPASVVIHEILTHTDLPQRDGIELHNPGPFPVSIGGWYLTDDRTVPAKYRLPPGTVLPPGGYLWLDEGDFADQAAPLPGFRLDSTGESAWLFGTDPSGQLTGYAHGFRFGAAANGVSFGRELTCDGLERLVPQRAFTPGAPNAGPLPPAVVLSEIHYRPPDIRLGSYGLNDTTLEFVELVNASPHPVPLFDPEFPTHTWRLTGSIDFTFPPDITLPPGAILLLVHFDPETNPQARVQFQTTFNVPPSIPLFGPFAGSLPNSDGTLELVRPDRPQGPTSPQPGMIPAIVVDRLNYTDRAPWPASADGGGHSLQRVEFDALGNQPRVWIAAPPTPGRLPPPNLDSDGDGLPDAWEVRHCLDPMDPDDALLDTDGDGATNRDEFLARTHPQDPDDVLRWTHAAATPDRLTLSFIAKAGLAYRIESRDGFETSWQTWQLIPAAPGDRTLELPDQPPAAVARFYRIRIDPAP; translated from the coding sequence ATGTCGTGTCTCCTCCGCTGGAGCCTGTTCTGCGTCCTTCTGGGTGCCTCCGTGCCATCCGGCGCCGAAGTGCTCTTCGATTTCCAAACCCCGTGGCGCTGGCGCAAGGCCACTTCCGAGCCGTCCTCCCCCGATCCCAGCGCCTGGCGGACCCCCGGGTTTCAGGACACCGCCTGGAACATCGGCCCCGCCCCGTTCTACTACGGGGAACCCCTCACCGGCACCCTGCTCGGCGACATGCGCGGCAATTACACCGGCATCTACCTGCGGAAAACCTTCGTCGTGGACGATCCAGCCGCCTTCACCGGACTTCGCCTCCACGCTCTGTCCGACGACGGCTTCGTCGCCTGGCTCAACGGTCATCCAGTCGTCCGCTTCAATGTCCCGGATGGCGAAATCCCCTTTCGCGGCACCTCCCGACCCGCCCTGGCGGAACCGATCCCCACGGAGTCCCACGAGATCCGGAACTTCCGCGAAATCCTGGCGCCGGGCCCCAATGTGATCGCCGTCCATGCCCTCAATGCGTCCCTCGGCGACAGCAGTGACTTCGTCTTCCAGGCGTCGCTCGAAGCGGACATCGACACCGATCCTCCGCAGGTGCTCGCGGTCGTTCCGGCCCCCGGCTCGCGTGTCCGCGAGCTTTACCGGCTGACGGTGATGTTCAATGAACCCGTCACCGGGGTGGATGCCGGCGACCTGCTCCTTGGAGGGCAGGCGGCCACGAATCTCATCGCCCTCGACGCCGATCAGTACGTGTTCGAGTTCCCGGCGGCGCCACCCGGGAACCTTGCCGCCGCATGGGTTCCCCACCATGGCATCCGCGACACCGCCCCTCTCGCCAACGCCTTCGCCGGCGGTTCCTGGGAATACACCGTCGATCCGGATCTGCCCCCTCCGGCGGTTTCCATCAGTGAGTTCATGGCCTCCAACCGGCGCACCCTGAACGACGAGGATGGAGACGCCTCCGACTGGATCGAGATCGCCAATCCCACCGCGGAACCGGTTTCGCTCGAAGGATGGACCCTGACCGATTCGGCGGCTCAATGGGCGAAATGGCGGTTTCCAGCCGTCACGCTCCCGGCCGAGGGATTCCTGGTGGTGTACGCCTCCGGGAAGGACCGCCGCGATCCGGCCCGACCCCTGCACGCCAATTTCAGCCTCGACCGCGCCGGCGAGTATCTCGGGCTCTACCGCCCCTCCGGGCAGGTGATGTCCGAGTTCGCCCCCGCTTTCCCCCCGCAGGAGGAGGACATCTCGTACGGACGCCTGCCCACCGACCCGCTCTTGTCCGGATACTTCGTGGAACCGACACCCGGAGCCCCCAACACCGAGGGTGGACCCGGATTCGCCCCGGCCGTGCGCTTCTCCCGGATCGGGGGGACCTTCACCCAGCGCTTCACCCTGGTCCTCTCCGCCGAACACCCGGAGGCCACGATCCGGTTCACCACCGACGGTTCCCTGCCCACCGGTCAGTCGCCCGCGTACGACTCGCCCCTGACCGTTTCCACCACCCTGCGTCTCCGGGCCCGGGCCTTTGTTCCCGGACTCCTCCCGGGACCGCCCTCGGCGGAATACTACGTGCAGGTCAACGCCTCGGCCCTGGGTGTCACCTCGCACCTGCCGCTGGTCGTCATGCACGGCTTCGGTCGGGGTACCGTGCCGGCCGATGGCGAATACCCTGCGTTCTTTTCCCTCTACGAACCCCGGGGCGGCGTGAGTTCTCTGACCAACGCCCCGGACCTCCGCACCCGCGCGCGCCTCAACATCCGCGGCTCGAGCACGCTGGGGCAGCCGAAAAAGAATTACAGTGTCGAGTTCCGGGATGAACTGGATGCCGCCCGCAACCTCTCCCCGCTCGGCATGCCCGCCGAGTCCGACTGGATTCTCTACGCCCCCAACAATTTCGAACCCATCCTCATCCACAACCCGTTCATGTACCAACTGAGCAACGAACTCGGCTGGTACGCCTCCCGCACCCGCTTCGTCGAGGTGTACTTCCAGCCCGGCTCCGGCGCGCTCGGGTCCAGTCAGTACGCCGGCATCTATGTCCTCATGGAAAAGGTCAAACGCAACGCCAGCCGCGTCGCCATCGACCGCCTCCAACCGGAGCACATCCTGCCTCCCCAGGTCACCGGCGGTTACCTCCTCAAAATTGACCGCCTCGACCCCGGCGATTCCGGACTGGGCGCCGCCGGCCAGACGATCGCCTACGTCGATCCCAAGGAGCGCGACATCCGCCTGCCCCAGCGCGTGGCCCAGCGCAACTACATCCGCGATTACCTCAACGCCTTCGGCACCGCCCTCAACGCCCCCAACTGGCAGCACCCAACGCTCGGCTGGCGGGCCTACGTGGACCAGGAATCCTGGCTCGATCATCACCTCCTCAACGTCCTCGCCTTCAATGTCGATGCCCTCCGCCTCAGCACCTTCTTCCACAAACCCCGCGAGGGGCGCCTGACCTTCGGCCCCATCTGGGATTTCGACCGCGCCCTCAATTCCACCGACGGTCGCGACGCCAACCCCCGTGTCTGGTCGGCCTCCGGCGGGACGGACTTCTTCAACTATCCGTGGTGGGGCCGTCTCTTCCGCGATGCCGACTTCTGGCAACGCTGGATCGATCGCTACCAGGAACTCCGCCTGACCTCCTTCTCCCAGGACCGCCTCTTCGCCCTCGTCGACGATCTCACCGACGAAGTGCGTCCCGCCCAACCCCGCGAAGCCGCCCGCTGGCCCGGTTTCACCACCCCGCGCGGCAGTTACCAGAACGAGATCCAGATCCTCAAGACCTGGCTCTCCCGCCGCCTCGCCTTCATGGACACCAACTTCCTCGCCGCCCCCACCCTCGGCCGCCAACCCGGTGTCGTCCCCCCCAACTCATCCCTCACCCTCTCGGGTCCCCCCGGCGCCCAGATCCACTACACCCTCGACGGCTCCGACCCGCGCGCACCCGGCGGCGCCGTGTCCGCATCCGCCCTGACCTACGCCGGCCCAATCCCGCTCGGCACCCGGGCCCTGGTCACCGCCCGCGCCCGCAATCTGTCGCACCGCAATCTGACCGGCTCGGGCAATCCGCCGATCTCGTCCCCATGGTCGGGCAGAACCCAGGCGCGCTTCTCCACCCTGCCCGCACCCGAACCCGGCGAACTCCGCATCACCGAGATCCATTACCGACCCTCGGCGCCCTCCGCCTCCGAACTGGCGGCTCTCCCCTCGCTCTCCCGCGGCGACTTCGAATTCATCGAACTGGCCAATCTCGGAACCCGCACCCTCGATCTCATCGATCTCCACGCCGTCCAGGGTATCCGCTTCGCCTTCGCCACCGGAACCCTCACCGTCCTCGGCCCCGGCGAACGCCTCGTCCTTGTCCGCAACCCCGCCGCGTTCACCCTCCGCTATGGCGCCGTCCCCCAGGTCGCCGGCGCCTTCGAGGGCGGACTCGACCGCACCGGCGAACGTCTCCGGTTCGCCACCTCCTCCGGACAGGTCATCGCCGAGGTCGAGTTCCGCGACGGCTGGCACCCGACCACCGACGGCTTCGGCTTCTCCCTCGTTCCCGTGGACGAATCCGCCCCGCCCCCGCCGCCAGGCCGGTTCCCGGAACTCTGGCGGCCCAGCGCCTTTCCCGGCGGTTCCCCCGGCCTCCCCGATCCCGCCCCCGTCCGTCCCGCCTCCGTGGTGATTCACGAAATCCTCACCCACACCGATCTGCCCCAGCGCGACGGCATCGAACTCCACAACCCCGGCCCCTTCCCCGTCTCCATCGGCGGTTGGTATCTCACCGACGACCGCACCGTGCCCGCCAAATACCGCCTCCCGCCCGGAACCGTCCTTCCCCCCGGCGGCTATCTCTGGCTCGACGAGGGCGATTTCGCCGATCAGGCCGCCCCACTCCCCGGTTTCCGCCTCGATTCCACCGGCGAATCCGCCTGGCTCTTCGGCACGGACCCCTCAGGTCAACTCACCGGCTACGCCCACGGATTCCGCTTCGGCGCAGCCGCCAACGGAGTGAGTTTCGGCCGCGAATTGACCTGCGACGGCCTCGAACGTCTCGTGCCCCAACGCGCCTTCACCCCAGGCGCCCCCAACGCCGGCCCCCTGCCCCCTGCCGTCGTCCTGTCCGAAATCCACTACCGCCCGCCGGACATCCGGCTTGGCTCCTACGGCCTCAATGACACCACCCTCGAATTCGTGGAACTGGTCAACGCCTCCCCACATCCCGTGCCCCTCTTCGATCCCGAATTCCCAACCCACACCTGGCGCCTCACCGGTTCCATCGACTTCACCTTTCCCCCGGACATCACCCTGCCCCCGGGCGCCATCCTCCTGCTCGTTCACTTCGATCCGGAGACCAATCCCCAGGCCCGCGTGCAATTCCAGACCACCTTCAACGTGCCTCCTTCCATCCCCCTCTTCGGACCTTTCGCCGGTTCCCTCCCCAATTCCGATGGAACCCTGGAGCTCGTCCGACCCGACCGCCCCCAGGGTCCGACCTCCCCGCAACCCGGCATGATCCCGGCCATCGTCGTGGACCGGCTGAACTATACGGACCGCGCTCCGTGGCCCGCCTCCGCCGATGGCGGCGGCCATTCCCTTCAGCGCGTGGAATTCGATGCCCTGGGCAATCAACCCCGCGTCTGGATCGCCGCCCCGCCCACCCCCGGACGGCTGCCCCCGCCCAACCTCGATTCCGACGGCGACGGCCTCCCCGACGCCTGGGAGGTCCGTCATTGCCTCGATCCCATGGACCCCGATGACGCGCTCCTCGACACCGACGGCGACGGGGCGACCAATCGCGACGAGTTCCTCGCCCGCACCCATCCGCAGGATCCGGACGATGTGCTCCGCTGGACCCATGCCGCCGCCACGCCTGACCGGCTGACCCTGTCCTTCATCGCCAAGGCCGGCCTCGCGTACCGCATCGAATCCCGGGACGGTTTCGAAACCTCATGGCAGACCTGGCAGCTCATCCCCGCCGCACCCGGGGACCGCACCCTCGAACTGCCCGATCAGCCTCCCGCCGCCGTCGCGCGCTTCTATCGCATCCGCATCGATCCCGCCCCTTGA
- a CDS encoding VCBS repeat-containing protein, which produces MAVPTHEGEETKAVPYRFYRFSVTPYDIVVTDDGKATVLKVGQAAPTGVVLASLRRQLGSDVFPTEPYDPWRPWEPGEMEGVEIGEALASRGFRVWTTPPEKDDPALPERWSGIERFQERELPDDPADIGRGKIEDGFEGIPNFPRPEAFTLEPPEPGSTSDKVFRVEVPDPEKELPQEINPNFVEPGRHLRAALEVKADGGVAIVEAALVAGDAWRLDPLLVETPHWPKHPSVGSLVWVVRSPVADRERFLNQIYFIGALDNPFEIRSYDPPPPYRGSHGSEEQPAADVRVPIPVLEKDTALQGMTIEFFRYMGPAEIEVLDPETFAKHQDSFKSIGRTTGDDLVKVARETEPRRTGGGASLAAGLPAPTVTQLFRSGPRASKFNFVVIGDGFANTAADQNAFNNYVENTVMQDLLSRDVHREILNGINIFRVNTFSAQSGITTVNTNGAVVTTRNTALQYRYSGVWNRCWMEPGPNTIALMNGIINGLVPEVDGIAVVLNVSTGGGCARGTHFAVTLASGWGTFAHEFGHFFASQQDEYQCNQGAAGCGSYAGAELTEVNQTRVTVRNQIKWNVWIPPTRPVPTAQANVANTDQDVGLFPGATRGNQQWWNGIFRPSWRGRMNNNTPPHNPVGYTAVRETARGFQEGDFRKSVVGDFDGDGRTDLVILDDRQLSLYLARDRTVGPNDPVTGTPPRAVTGVLEPTWYHTDLLRNAAATRSWEFRRNDILIPGDFDGDGRTDLYVINLVDWNQPYLCLLRSTGTGFEPVRRYDRDLPGWGEMRRNDQFYAGDFSGDGRDDLMVFNGRDWNMPYFLMLRSTGTQLVYSRRYDRYLPGWEMGRNERFHVGDYNGDGRMGVIAHNTQDWNQVHLMIFNSTGSALSLADRYYGTIQQGNSLFWTMRRQDELIPVNFNGDRTKDLAIFNGRDWGPEYLALFACNEAGRLQFRRRYEDTIPGWNMRRRDRFYAADVNGDGNEDLVVFNAVNWSTQYLGILRSNGENALQGTWQSGWIGGWNLGSVDNFHVAEFRGTGGWTDLFVYNQGWFGLLRSHSNRYALEAIYRRWIHNHRYHGFGFW; this is translated from the coding sequence ATGGCGGTGCCGACTCACGAGGGGGAAGAGACCAAGGCCGTACCGTACCGGTTCTACCGGTTTAGTGTGACTCCCTACGACATCGTTGTTACGGACGATGGCAAGGCGACGGTGCTGAAGGTCGGCCAGGCCGCGCCGACGGGGGTGGTGCTGGCTTCGCTGAGGCGGCAGTTGGGAAGCGACGTGTTTCCCACCGAGCCGTACGATCCGTGGCGACCGTGGGAGCCGGGGGAGATGGAGGGCGTTGAGATCGGGGAGGCGCTGGCCAGCCGGGGTTTCAGGGTTTGGACGACCCCGCCGGAAAAGGACGATCCGGCGCTGCCGGAGCGATGGAGCGGGATCGAGCGGTTCCAGGAGCGGGAGCTTCCGGACGACCCGGCGGACATTGGCCGGGGCAAGATCGAGGACGGCTTCGAGGGAATCCCGAATTTCCCGCGTCCGGAGGCGTTCACGCTGGAACCGCCGGAGCCGGGATCGACATCGGACAAGGTGTTCCGGGTGGAGGTGCCGGATCCGGAGAAGGAATTGCCGCAGGAGATCAACCCGAACTTCGTCGAGCCTGGCCGGCACCTGAGGGCCGCGTTGGAGGTGAAGGCGGACGGCGGCGTGGCGATTGTCGAGGCGGCCCTGGTGGCGGGCGACGCGTGGCGGCTGGATCCGCTTCTGGTGGAGACCCCCCACTGGCCGAAACACCCCAGCGTGGGTTCGCTGGTATGGGTGGTGCGGTCGCCGGTGGCCGATCGGGAGCGTTTCCTGAACCAGATCTATTTCATCGGGGCCCTGGACAATCCGTTCGAGATCCGGTCGTACGATCCTCCGCCGCCATATCGGGGATCGCATGGGAGCGAGGAACAGCCCGCGGCCGATGTGCGGGTGCCGATTCCGGTGCTGGAGAAGGACACGGCGCTTCAGGGGATGACGATCGAGTTCTTCCGGTACATGGGCCCGGCGGAAATCGAGGTTCTGGATCCGGAGACGTTTGCGAAGCACCAGGACAGCTTCAAGTCGATCGGCAGGACCACCGGGGATGACCTGGTCAAGGTGGCGAGGGAGACCGAGCCGCGACGGACGGGAGGCGGGGCCTCCCTGGCGGCGGGGCTGCCGGCGCCGACGGTGACGCAGTTGTTCCGGAGCGGTCCGCGGGCGTCGAAGTTCAACTTCGTCGTGATCGGGGACGGCTTTGCCAATACCGCGGCCGACCAGAATGCGTTCAACAATTACGTCGAGAACACCGTGATGCAGGATCTGCTGTCGCGGGACGTGCACCGGGAGATTCTCAATGGGATCAACATTTTCCGGGTCAACACCTTCTCGGCGCAGTCCGGGATCACGACGGTGAACACCAACGGGGCGGTGGTCACGACGCGCAACACGGCGCTGCAGTACCGGTACAGCGGGGTCTGGAACCGCTGCTGGATGGAGCCCGGGCCGAACACGATCGCGCTCATGAACGGGATCATCAACGGATTGGTGCCCGAGGTGGACGGGATCGCCGTGGTGTTGAATGTGAGCACGGGCGGCGGGTGCGCCCGGGGCACTCACTTCGCGGTGACGCTGGCCAGCGGATGGGGGACGTTCGCGCACGAGTTCGGGCACTTCTTTGCCAGCCAGCAGGACGAGTATCAGTGCAACCAGGGAGCGGCGGGGTGCGGGAGTTACGCGGGCGCGGAACTCACGGAGGTGAATCAGACCCGGGTCACCGTTCGGAACCAGATCAAATGGAACGTGTGGATCCCGCCGACGCGGCCGGTCCCGACGGCGCAGGCGAATGTGGCCAACACCGACCAGGACGTCGGATTGTTTCCCGGGGCGACCCGCGGGAACCAGCAGTGGTGGAACGGCATCTTCCGTCCGTCGTGGCGGGGCCGCATGAACAACAACACCCCGCCGCACAACCCGGTCGGGTACACCGCGGTGCGGGAGACGGCGCGCGGCTTTCAGGAAGGGGACTTCCGGAAGAGCGTGGTGGGTGACTTCGACGGGGACGGCCGCACCGACCTGGTGATCCTGGATGACCGGCAGTTGTCGTTGTACCTGGCGCGGGACCGCACGGTCGGGCCGAACGATCCGGTCACGGGCACGCCTCCGCGGGCGGTGACCGGGGTCCTCGAGCCGACGTGGTACCACACGGATCTGCTGCGCAACGCGGCGGCCACCCGGTCCTGGGAGTTCCGCCGGAACGACATTTTGATTCCGGGTGACTTCGATGGGGATGGCCGGACGGATCTGTACGTGATCAACCTGGTGGACTGGAACCAGCCGTATCTCTGTCTGCTGCGATCGACGGGAACGGGATTCGAGCCGGTGCGCCGGTACGACCGGGACCTGCCGGGCTGGGGCGAGATGAGGCGCAACGACCAGTTCTACGCCGGGGATTTTAGCGGGGACGGAAGGGACGACCTGATGGTCTTTAATGGGCGCGACTGGAACATGCCGTATTTCCTGATGCTTCGTTCGACCGGCACGCAGTTGGTGTACTCAAGGCGGTACGACCGTTACCTGCCGGGGTGGGAGATGGGGCGGAACGAGAGGTTCCACGTGGGCGACTACAACGGCGACGGGAGGATGGGAGTCATCGCGCACAACACCCAGGACTGGAATCAGGTTCACCTGATGATCTTCAACTCGACGGGGAGCGCGTTGTCCCTCGCCGACCGGTATTACGGGACGATCCAGCAGGGGAACTCCCTGTTCTGGACGATGCGGCGCCAGGACGAGCTGATCCCGGTGAATTTCAACGGGGACAGGACCAAGGATCTGGCGATCTTCAACGGGCGCGACTGGGGTCCGGAGTATCTGGCCCTGTTCGCCTGCAACGAGGCGGGCCGGCTCCAGTTCCGGCGCCGGTACGAGGACACCATCCCCGGCTGGAACATGCGCCGCCGGGACCGGTTCTATGCGGCCGATGTGAACGGGGACGGCAACGAGGACCTGGTGGTGTTCAATGCCGTGAACTGGTCCACGCAGTATCTCGGCATCCTGCGCTCGAACGGCGAAAACGCCCTTCAGGGCACCTGGCAGTCCGGCTGGATCGGCGGATGGAACCTGGGATCCGTGGACAACTTCCACGTGGCCGAGTTCCGCGGCACCGGCGGCTGGACCGACCTGTTCGTGTACAACCAGGGATGGTTCGGGTTGCTGCGAAGTCACTCGAACCGGTACGCCCTCGAGGCCATCTACCGGCGCTGGATCCACAACCACCGCTATCACGGCTTCGGGTTCTGGTAA
- a CDS encoding cupin domain-containing protein produces MERYAVVQLDQLPPVPCPCGTARRGFGGVPGGLATVHLVEIEGEAALHHHGRTTEIYVVLEGEGHLELDGNRLPVLPLMAVMIHPGCRHRAVGRMRLLNIPIPPFDPADEFVDAAGPGR; encoded by the coding sequence ATGGAGCGATACGCGGTGGTGCAACTGGACCAGTTGCCGCCGGTGCCCTGTCCGTGCGGGACGGCGCGGCGCGGCTTTGGCGGGGTGCCCGGGGGGCTGGCGACGGTGCATCTGGTGGAGATCGAAGGGGAGGCGGCCCTTCACCATCACGGGCGGACCACGGAGATCTACGTGGTTCTTGAAGGGGAGGGTCACCTTGAGCTGGATGGCAACCGGTTGCCCGTCCTGCCGTTGATGGCGGTGATGATCCATCCGGGGTGCCGCCATCGGGCGGTGGGACGGATGCGGTTGTTGAACATCCCGATCCCGCCCTTCGATCCGGCGGATGAGTTTGTGGACGCCGCGGGGCCCGGCCGGTAG